The Deltaproteobacteria bacterium genome contains the following window.
GTCAATTAGCGCTTCTCATCAACGGTACGGTTATTGGTGATGGTAAGCATAAAATTGAAGATGTCGCAGAACTCGGCAACGCTACCTCTGCGCATTTAAGCTTTTATGCAAACCCCAAGTATCAAGAACAATTTGCAAAAACTAAAGCTGGCGCTGTGCTCTGCCGTGAAATTGTAGAGCCGGCCCCGACTAATTTAATCATTTGCCCGGATCCTTATCTTGCCTTAGCCCATATAGCGACATATTTGCATCCTATACCCAGTTATCCCGTGGGTATTGAAGATGGGGCTCATGTAGCGCAAACAGCTATAATAAATGATACTGCGACAATACGTGTTGGTGCTATTATTGAAGCCGGTGCTCGCGTTGGTGCGCGAAGTATAATTGGCCCTGGTGTCTATCTTGGTCCCAATGCTGTCGTAGGTGATGACTGTTTCTTACATCCACAAGTTTGCATCCAAAATCGCTGCCAAATTGGCGATCGGGTTATTTTACATTCCGGTGTAGTCATTGGTAGTGACGGTTTTGGTTTTGCACCTGACCAACATGGAGTACGTAATAAAATTCCACAGATTGGAATAGTCGTTATTGAAAACGATGTCGAAATTGGCGCCAATACTACGATAGATAGGGCAACTTTTGGCGAGACCAGAATTGGCGCGGGTACAAAAATCGATAACTTGGTGCAAATTGCACAC
Protein-coding sequences here:
- the lpxD gene encoding UDP-3-O-(3-hydroxymyristoyl)glucosamine N-acyltransferase, with the protein product MATVGQLALLINGTVIGDGKHKIEDVAELGNATSAHLSFYANPKYQEQFAKTKAGAVLCREIVEPAPTNLIICPDPYLALAHIATYLHPIPSYPVGIEDGAHVAQTAIINDTATIRVGAIIEAGARVGARSIIGPGVYLGPNAVVGDDCFLHPQVCIQNRCQIGDRVILHSGVVIGSDGFGFAPDQHGVRNKIPQIGIVVIENDVEIGANTTIDRATFGETRIGAGTKIDNLVQIAHNVALGENCVIASQTGIAGSTKLGNQVIIGAQTGIVGHIHLTDGIMLGARTGVSNTIDKPGIYSGTPAIPHNKWRKVAVIKQSLPELRRRIIELEQRLAALECQSKA